In Morganella morganii, the following are encoded in one genomic region:
- the umoD gene encoding UmoD family flagellar biogenesis regulator, which produces MLLFVIFAVIISFAVTKNKHPAVAEVLSSEPIMATVPVRHEYCDLTTMPGPYKRELLDIVHPTEQVCTPYLLYETLLHAPKVYGGPTYRSCTTAYTYEHRIVGYDVVYRINDTVGKVRINYNPGDVMPVDNTGRLIILPGLNTVK; this is translated from the coding sequence GTGCTTCTGTTTGTTATTTTTGCGGTAATCATTTCTTTTGCTGTGACAAAGAATAAACATCCCGCTGTTGCTGAGGTTCTCTCATCCGAACCTATCATGGCAACGGTGCCTGTACGCCATGAATACTGTGACCTGACAACCATGCCGGGTCCGTACAAGCGTGAACTCCTGGATATCGTCCACCCGACTGAGCAGGTCTGCACCCCGTACCTGCTGTATGAAACCCTGCTGCATGCACCGAAGGTGTACGGTGGCCCGACATACCGCTCCTGTACGACGGCATACACCTATGAGCACCGGATTGTCGGCTATGATGTGGTGTATAGAATCAATGACACCGTCGGTAAGGTCAGAATCAATTATAATCCGGGTGATGTCATGCCGGTGGATAATACCGGGCGGCTGATCATTTTACCCGGGCTGAATACAGTAAAATAA
- a CDS encoding pyridoxal phosphate-dependent aminotransferase: MDRRSFLKSTGIALGGLTAASLVTTSQAATGTVSPTTKAAPLSAENPLLLNFNENSLGMSPKARQAIIDALPGAFRYPDAAREALIEQIAAHFSLTPEHISLGNGSSETIQAAVQMLVADAQKKQQPVQLIVPDPTFNYAELYAEPLGVNIVKVPLKADLSFDLTAMQAIADNFAGHSVIYICNPNNPTAMITPASQLAQWVNQAPPQQNFIIDEAYAEFVSDPQFKSAVEWVAAGKSNIIVTRTFSKIFALAGLRVGYGISVPAVTEQVNIFNSIDNTNIAGAVSALASLNDKPFIDYSRHSTDVSREIVVAALKELNLPYAPSQANFIFHKVTGDVKTYQQRMKENHIMVGREFPPVTGWSRLTLGTPEEMQQFVAVLKQFRQKGWV; encoded by the coding sequence ATGGATCGTCGTTCGTTTCTGAAATCAACAGGGATCGCGCTCGGCGGATTAACCGCCGCCTCTCTGGTCACCACCAGTCAGGCCGCCACCGGTACTGTCTCACCAACAACCAAAGCAGCGCCGCTCAGCGCGGAAAATCCGCTGCTGCTGAACTTCAATGAAAACTCACTGGGGATGTCTCCGAAAGCCCGTCAGGCGATTATTGACGCCCTTCCCGGCGCATTCCGCTATCCGGATGCTGCCCGCGAAGCGCTGATTGAGCAGATTGCCGCGCATTTCTCACTGACACCGGAACACATCAGCCTCGGAAATGGTTCCTCAGAAACCATTCAGGCGGCTGTGCAGATGCTGGTGGCGGATGCACAGAAAAAACAGCAGCCGGTGCAGCTGATTGTACCGGATCCGACATTCAATTATGCCGAACTGTATGCTGAGCCGCTGGGCGTCAATATTGTCAAAGTGCCGCTGAAAGCCGATCTCTCTTTCGACCTCACAGCCATGCAGGCGATCGCCGATAACTTTGCCGGTCATTCCGTTATCTATATCTGTAACCCGAATAACCCGACCGCTATGATCACCCCGGCATCACAACTCGCACAGTGGGTAAACCAGGCACCGCCGCAGCAGAATTTTATTATTGATGAGGCATATGCGGAATTTGTGTCTGATCCGCAATTTAAAAGTGCGGTTGAATGGGTGGCTGCCGGAAAATCCAATATTATCGTGACACGCACTTTCTCGAAAATATTTGCCCTGGCCGGGCTTCGTGTCGGTTACGGTATTTCCGTACCGGCAGTAACGGAACAGGTAAATATTTTCAATTCTATCGATAATACTAATATAGCAGGTGCAGTTTCCGCACTGGCATCCCTGAATGATAAACCGTTTATTGATTACAGCCGCCATTCAACGGATGTTTCACGGGAAATTGTGGTTGCCGCACTGAAGGAATTAAATCTGCCTTATGCGCCCTCACAGGCTAATTTCATCTTCCATAAGGTGACCGGAGATGTAAAAACCTATCAGCAGCGGATGAAAGAAAACCATATAATGGTCGGCCGTGAATTTCCGCCGGTAACCGGCTGGAGCCGCCTGACATTAGGCACGCCGGAAGAGATGCAGCAATTTGTGGCGGTATTAAAGCAGTTTCGTCAGAAGGGCTGGGTTTAA
- the mfd gene encoding transcription-repair coupling factor produces MSLKTRYELPARAADTRQLGEMTGAACAVETASIIEQHDGPVILVTRDMQNALRLRDEIRQFTALPAETLADWETLPYDSFSPHQEIISNRLSTLYRLPTLEKGALILPVNTLMQKVCPPEFLTSHALVMAKGEKLSRDKLREELVQGGYRSVEQVLEHGEFAIRGALLDLFPMGSELPFRIDFFDDEIDSLRTFDVDTQRTLDEVNAINLLPAHEFPTDKDAIELFRSQWRETFEVRRDPEHVYQQVSKGTLPAGIEYWQPLFFTAPLVPLFDYLPDNTLLVTQDLQESADRFRRDVQQRFESRGVDPMRPLLPPSQLWLTPEELNQQMKTLPRVRLNNDKLPRKAANTNLGYTALPDLKVNPQLKSPLDPLRRFLESTEAAVIFSVESEGRRESVQELLARIKIKPAEIRSLTDATVPGIYVMIGAAEHGFVDNDRQRVLICESDMLGERVVRRRQDTRRTINTDTLIRNLAELRPGQPVVHLEHGVGRYQGLTTLEAGGIKAEYLILTYAGEDKLYVPVSSLHLISRYAGGADESAPLHKLGGEAWSKARQKAAEKVRDVAAQLLDIYAQRAVKPGFAFKHDREQYREFCQSFPFETTPDQEQAINAVLSDMCQPVAMDRLVCGDVGFGKTEVAMRAAFLAVHNHKQVAVLVPTTLLAQQHYDNFRDRFANWPVRIEVLSRFRSAKEQQQVLDDTREGKVDIIIGTHKLLQSDVHWHDLGLLVVDEEHRFGVRHKERIKAMRANVDILTLTATPIPRTLNMAMSGMRDLSIIATPPARRLAVKTFVRQYDELVVREAILREVLRGGQVYYLYNDVENIEKARNRIAELVPEARVAVGHGQMRERELERVMTDFHHQRFNVLVCTTIIETGIDIPSANTIIIERADHFGLAQLHQLRGRVGRSHHQAYAYLLTPHPKAMTTDAHKRLEAIASLEDLGAGFALATHDLEIRGAGELLGEDQSGQMASVGFTLYMEMLESAVDSLKSGKEPSLEDLTQSQTEVELRMPALLPEDYLPDVNMRLSFYKRIASARSDTELTELKIELIDRFGLLPDAGRHLLAAAGLRLQAQDLGIRRIEAQEKGGFVEFSEKNHVDPAYLIGLLQNNPKQYRLDGPSKLKFICDLTDRTKRIEFIADLLTAFAAHPV; encoded by the coding sequence ATGTCGCTGAAAACACGCTATGAACTCCCGGCCCGTGCCGCAGACACCCGCCAGCTCGGTGAAATGACCGGTGCAGCCTGTGCGGTGGAAACCGCGTCGATAATTGAACAACACGACGGCCCCGTTATCCTGGTGACCCGCGATATGCAGAATGCCCTGCGGCTGCGGGATGAAATCCGCCAGTTTACCGCGCTCCCGGCAGAAACCCTTGCCGACTGGGAAACCCTGCCGTATGACAGTTTTTCGCCGCACCAGGAGATTATCTCCAACCGGTTATCCACATTATACCGTCTGCCGACCCTCGAAAAAGGCGCACTGATTCTGCCGGTCAATACACTGATGCAGAAAGTGTGTCCGCCTGAATTTCTCACCAGTCATGCGCTGGTGATGGCCAAAGGGGAAAAGCTGTCGCGGGATAAGCTGCGTGAAGAGCTGGTTCAGGGCGGCTACCGTAGTGTCGAACAAGTACTGGAGCACGGCGAGTTTGCCATTCGCGGCGCATTGCTGGATCTGTTTCCGATGGGCAGCGAACTGCCGTTCCGGATTGATTTCTTTGATGATGAAATCGACAGCCTGCGCACCTTTGATGTCGACACCCAGCGCACCCTCGATGAAGTGAATGCGATCAATCTTCTGCCTGCTCACGAATTCCCGACGGATAAAGATGCTATCGAGCTGTTCCGCAGTCAGTGGCGGGAAACCTTTGAGGTGCGCCGCGACCCGGAGCATGTTTATCAGCAGGTCAGCAAAGGTACCCTGCCCGCCGGTATCGAGTACTGGCAGCCGCTGTTTTTCACCGCACCGCTGGTACCGCTGTTTGACTATCTGCCGGATAACACCCTGCTGGTGACCCAGGATTTACAGGAATCCGCCGACCGCTTCCGCCGTGATGTGCAACAGCGTTTTGAGAGCCGGGGTGTGGATCCGATGCGCCCGTTACTGCCGCCGTCACAGCTGTGGCTGACACCGGAAGAACTCAATCAGCAGATGAAAACGCTGCCGCGTGTGCGGCTCAATAATGACAAACTGCCACGCAAAGCCGCCAATACCAACCTCGGCTATACCGCTCTGCCGGATCTGAAAGTCAATCCGCAGCTGAAATCCCCGCTTGACCCGCTGCGCCGCTTCCTGGAAAGCACAGAGGCTGCCGTGATTTTCTCGGTGGAAAGTGAGGGACGGCGCGAAAGCGTACAGGAACTGCTGGCGCGCATCAAAATCAAACCGGCGGAAATCCGCAGTCTGACGGATGCTACCGTGCCGGGTATTTATGTCATGATCGGTGCCGCTGAGCACGGCTTTGTTGATAACGACCGTCAGCGCGTCCTGATCTGCGAAAGCGATATGCTGGGTGAGCGAGTGGTGCGCCGCCGCCAGGACACCCGCCGCACAATTAACACCGACACCCTGATCCGCAACCTCGCGGAACTGCGCCCCGGTCAGCCGGTAGTGCATCTGGAGCACGGGGTCGGCCGCTATCAGGGATTAACCACCCTGGAGGCCGGGGGGATCAAGGCAGAATACCTGATCCTCACCTACGCCGGGGAAGACAAACTGTATGTCCCGGTGTCATCGCTGCATCTGATCAGCCGCTATGCCGGAGGGGCAGATGAAAGCGCCCCGCTGCATAAACTCGGCGGTGAAGCCTGGAGCAAAGCACGTCAGAAAGCAGCGGAAAAAGTCCGCGATGTGGCGGCACAGTTACTGGATATTTATGCACAGCGGGCCGTCAAACCCGGCTTTGCCTTTAAACATGATCGCGAACAGTACCGCGAGTTTTGCCAGTCTTTCCCGTTTGAAACCACTCCGGATCAGGAGCAGGCTATTAATGCCGTGCTGAGCGATATGTGTCAGCCGGTGGCGATGGACCGGCTGGTGTGCGGTGATGTCGGTTTCGGTAAAACCGAGGTCGCAATGCGGGCGGCCTTCCTCGCCGTCCATAACCACAAGCAGGTTGCTGTGCTGGTGCCGACCACTCTGCTCGCGCAGCAGCATTATGATAACTTCCGTGACCGTTTCGCCAACTGGCCGGTGCGGATTGAAGTTCTGTCCCGTTTCCGCAGCGCCAAAGAGCAGCAGCAGGTGCTGGATGATACCAGAGAAGGAAAAGTGGATATCATTATCGGCACACATAAGCTGTTGCAGAGCGATGTGCACTGGCATGATCTCGGCCTGCTGGTGGTGGACGAAGAGCACCGCTTTGGTGTCCGCCATAAAGAGCGCATCAAGGCAATGCGCGCCAATGTGGATATCCTGACCCTCACCGCCACCCCGATTCCGCGTACCCTGAATATGGCGATGAGCGGCATGCGGGACCTTTCTATTATCGCCACCCCGCCGGCAAGACGGCTGGCGGTGAAAACCTTTGTCCGTCAGTATGATGAGCTGGTGGTGCGGGAGGCGATTCTGCGTGAGGTACTGCGCGGCGGCCAGGTCTATTATCTCTACAATGATGTGGAGAATATTGAAAAAGCCCGCAACCGTATTGCGGAACTGGTACCGGAAGCCCGTGTGGCAGTCGGCCACGGACAGATGCGTGAGCGCGAGCTGGAACGGGTCATGACCGATTTCCACCATCAGCGTTTTAATGTGCTGGTATGCACCACGATTATTGAAACCGGTATCGATATTCCCAGCGCCAATACCATTATCATCGAACGGGCCGATCATTTCGGGCTGGCACAGCTGCATCAGCTGCGCGGCCGTGTCGGGCGTTCACACCATCAGGCCTATGCTTATCTGCTGACGCCACACCCGAAAGCCATGACCACCGATGCCCATAAACGCCTGGAAGCAATTGCTTCTCTGGAAGATTTAGGAGCCGGATTTGCTCTCGCCACTCATGACCTGGAAATCCGTGGTGCGGGTGAGCTGCTGGGCGAGGATCAGAGCGGCCAGATGGCCAGCGTTGGTTTCACACTCTATATGGAAATGCTGGAAAGTGCGGTTGATTCCCTGAAAAGCGGCAAAGAGCCGTCACTGGAAGATCTCACGCAGAGCCAGACCGAAGTGGAGCTGCGTATGCCGGCCCTGCTGCCGGAAGATTACCTGCCGGATGTAAACATGCGCCTCTCCTTCTACAAACGGATTGCCAGCGCGCGCAGCGATACCGAACTGACCGAGCTGAAAATTGAGCTGATTGACCGCTTCGGTCTGCTGCCGGATGCCGGTCGTCACCTGCTGGCGGCAGCGGGTCTGCGCCTGCAGGCACAGGACCTGGGGATCCGCCGGATTGAGGCGCAGGAGAAAGGCGGTTTTGTTGAGTTCAGTGAGAAAAACCATGTCGACCCGGCGTATCTTATCGGGCTTTTGCAAAATAACCCGAAACAGTACCGGCTGGACGGCCCGTCAAAACTGAAATTTATCTGTGACCTGACCGACCGCACCAAACGCATTGAGTTTATCGCGGATTTACTGACTGCATTTGCCGCTCATCCGGTATAA
- the lolC gene encoding lipoprotein-releasing ABC transporter permease subunit LolC, producing the protein MFQSVSFLIGLRYMRGRGTDRFARFVSLLSAIGITLGVTALITVTSVMNGFERSLQQSILDFMPQAVITTGNGVLDPQTHPVSQLAGLRDVVKTAPIVTGDVVLQSTGNVGIASVTGIDPLGDEPLMNYLVNTRPSDLAAGQYHVVVGEGVAKRMGLKRGDSVRILVPNVSQLTPMGRIPSQRLFTVAGFFSSGSESDNTQVLMNQEDAARLMRYPAGNITGWRLYLSQPLQVDSLSQQTLPEGLVWTDWRVQKGEFFQAVRMEKNMMGLLLSLIIAVAAFNIITSLALLVMEKQTEVAILKTLGMTRGKIMLIFMIQGAGAGILGSVIGVLLGTLLSSQLNILMPLLGLIPKGIALPTVIEPLRVITIGAAAMLISLLSTLWPAWRAAAVQPAEALRYE; encoded by the coding sequence ATGTTTCAGTCTGTCTCATTTTTAATCGGTCTGCGTTACATGCGGGGACGCGGCACGGATCGCTTTGCCCGTTTTGTCTCGCTGCTTTCCGCCATCGGCATCACGCTGGGGGTGACAGCACTTATCACCGTGACATCCGTGATGAACGGTTTTGAACGCTCATTGCAGCAGAGTATCCTCGATTTTATGCCGCAGGCGGTAATCACCACCGGAAACGGCGTGCTGGATCCGCAGACACATCCGGTCTCACAATTAGCCGGGCTGCGTGATGTGGTAAAAACCGCCCCGATTGTCACCGGTGATGTGGTATTGCAGAGCACCGGCAATGTGGGGATCGCCTCCGTGACCGGAATTGATCCGCTGGGGGATGAACCGCTGATGAATTATCTGGTGAATACCCGGCCATCCGACCTGGCGGCAGGTCAGTATCATGTGGTGGTCGGCGAAGGCGTGGCGAAACGCATGGGGCTTAAACGCGGGGATAGTGTCCGTATCCTGGTGCCGAATGTGTCGCAGCTGACGCCGATGGGACGCATCCCGAGCCAGCGCCTGTTCACCGTGGCGGGCTTTTTTTCCTCCGGCAGTGAATCCGATAACACCCAGGTGCTGATGAATCAGGAGGATGCGGCACGTCTGATGCGCTATCCGGCGGGTAATATCACCGGCTGGCGTCTCTATCTGTCACAGCCGTTACAGGTGGACAGCCTCAGTCAGCAGACATTACCGGAAGGGCTGGTCTGGACAGACTGGCGCGTGCAGAAAGGTGAGTTTTTCCAGGCTGTGCGCATGGAGAAAAATATGATGGGGCTGCTGCTCAGCCTGATTATCGCCGTGGCCGCGTTTAATATCATTACCTCACTGGCCTTGCTGGTGATGGAAAAACAGACCGAAGTGGCCATCCTGAAAACCCTGGGAATGACACGCGGCAAAATTATGCTGATCTTTATGATTCAGGGCGCGGGGGCAGGGATCCTCGGCTCGGTGATCGGCGTTCTGCTGGGCACACTGCTATCGTCACAACTGAATATTCTGATGCCGCTGCTGGGGCTGATCCCGAAAGGAATCGCGCTGCCGACGGTCATTGAGCCGCTGCGCGTCATCACTATCGGCGCGGCTGCCATGCTTATCTCTTTATTATCCACACTCTGGCCTGCGTGGCGGGCGGCAGCGGTACAACCCGCGGAGGCTTTACGTTATGAGTGA
- the lolD gene encoding lipoprotein-releasing ABC transporter ATP-binding protein LolD, which yields MSELLLACRQLCKSYHEGTVETDVLKQVNFELRRGDMLAIVGSSGSGKSTLLHLLGGLDSPTSGEVIFNGTALSAMSQNALSALRNQEMGFIYQFHHLLPDFTAAENVAMPLLIGGMARDKALAQAGEMLERVGVAARAHHRPSELSGGERQRVAIARALVNKPSLVLADEPTGNLDQRNAQSIFDLLSELNKTLGTAFLVVTHDLALAAKMGRQMEMRDGILNAQPETAL from the coding sequence ATGAGTGAGTTATTACTGGCATGTCGTCAGTTATGCAAATCTTATCATGAGGGCACAGTGGAAACTGATGTCCTGAAACAGGTTAATTTTGAACTCCGGCGCGGGGATATGCTGGCGATTGTCGGCAGTTCCGGTTCAGGGAAAAGTACGCTGCTGCATCTGCTCGGCGGGCTGGATTCCCCGACCTCCGGTGAGGTGATTTTTAACGGCACGGCACTTTCCGCCATGAGCCAGAACGCTCTGTCGGCGCTGCGTAATCAGGAAATGGGCTTTATCTATCAGTTCCACCATCTTCTGCCGGACTTCACGGCGGCGGAAAACGTGGCGATGCCGCTGCTGATCGGCGGTATGGCGCGGGATAAAGCGCTGGCACAGGCGGGGGAGATGCTGGAGCGGGTTGGTGTGGCAGCGCGTGCCCATCATCGTCCGTCTGAGCTCTCCGGCGGGGAGCGTCAGCGGGTGGCGATTGCCCGTGCGCTGGTGAATAAACCGTCACTGGTTCTGGCGGATGAACCGACCGGTAACTTAGATCAGCGCAATGCGCAGAGCATTTTTGATTTGTTATCCGAACTGAATAAAACCCTCGGCACAGCCTTCCTGGTGGTTACCCATGACCTCGCCCTGGCGGCGAAAATGGGGCGGCAGATGGAAATGCGCGACGGTATTCTGAATGCACAGCCGGAGACGGCGCTATGA
- the lolE gene encoding lipoprotein-releasing ABC transporter permease subunit LolE, whose amino-acid sequence MNALPLSLLTALRFSKGRKRAGMVSLISVISTLGITLGVAVLIIGLSAMNGFERELENRVLSVVPQGQISTVEQPFDTWAQSLLRIKNTPGVVAASPYIEFTGLAEKGSKLQAMQLMGVDPVTQKLVSGLPEFVADNAWADFQAGKNQIILGDGAAKSLGVAQGDWLTIMIPNHDSTERLLQPKRIRLQVAGIFRLSGMLDHRLALLPLEDAQQYLDYGEGVTGIEIRTDNVFNANDVVLRAAEASREHVFYKSWINEYGYMYSDIQLVRSIMYLAMILVIGVACFNIVSTLIIAVKDKSGDIAILRTLGAKDSLIRSIFLWYGLLTGMVGCISGAVLGTLAALNLTPLIRGIEFLIGHKLLSGDVYFIDFLPSELRLTDLLYVVLTTIVLSLLASWYPARRACRLEPARILSGQ is encoded by the coding sequence ATGAATGCACTACCGCTGTCATTACTGACTGCGCTGCGTTTCAGCAAAGGGCGGAAACGGGCGGGAATGGTCTCGCTGATTTCCGTTATTTCCACCCTGGGGATCACGCTCGGGGTGGCGGTACTGATTATCGGGCTGAGTGCCATGAACGGCTTTGAGCGTGAGCTGGAGAACCGGGTACTTTCCGTGGTGCCGCAGGGGCAGATTTCCACTGTTGAGCAGCCGTTTGATACCTGGGCGCAGAGCCTGCTGCGGATCAAAAATACTCCGGGTGTGGTGGCCGCCAGCCCGTATATTGAATTTACCGGGCTGGCAGAAAAAGGCAGTAAATTACAGGCCATGCAACTAATGGGTGTGGATCCGGTCACTCAGAAATTGGTGAGCGGATTGCCGGAATTTGTGGCGGATAATGCATGGGCGGATTTTCAGGCCGGGAAAAATCAGATAATCCTTGGTGACGGCGCGGCAAAATCCCTCGGTGTTGCGCAGGGTGACTGGCTCACCATCATGATCCCGAATCACGACAGCACGGAGCGCCTGTTACAACCGAAACGTATCCGTTTGCAGGTCGCGGGGATTTTCCGCTTAAGCGGCATGCTGGATCACAGGCTGGCGCTGCTGCCGCTGGAAGATGCACAGCAGTACCTGGATTACGGTGAGGGTGTCACCGGGATTGAAATCCGCACGGATAATGTTTTCAATGCCAATGACGTGGTTCTGCGGGCGGCGGAAGCCAGCCGTGAACATGTCTTTTATAAAAGCTGGATCAACGAATACGGCTATATGTACAGCGACATTCAGTTAGTGCGCAGTATTATGTATCTGGCCATGATTCTGGTGATTGGTGTGGCGTGCTTCAATATCGTTTCCACCCTGATTATTGCCGTGAAAGATAAAAGCGGGGATATCGCCATTTTGCGCACTCTTGGTGCGAAAGACAGCCTGATCCGCTCCATTTTCCTCTGGTACGGACTGCTGACCGGCATGGTCGGCTGTATCAGCGGGGCGGTTCTCGGCACACTGGCGGCGCTGAATCTGACACCGCTTATCCGCGGTATTGAATTTCTTATCGGGCACAAACTGTTGTCCGGCGATGTCTATTTTATTGATTTTCTGCCGTCGGAGCTGCGGCTGACCGATCTGCTGTATGTGGTCTTAACCACCATTGTGCTGAGCCTGCTGGCAAGCTGGTATCCGGCGAGACGCGCCTGCCGCCTTGAACCGGCACGTATTCTGAGCGGGCAGTAA
- the cobB gene encoding Sir2 family NAD+-dependent deacetylase — translation MRRTHRLRKLRKQRRILRQRFHLRFFYRDKWMAGKMDQFKPKIVVLTGAGISAESGIRTFRSEDGLWEEHNIEDVATPEGYARNPRLVQQFYNDRRRQLQSPDVQPNPAHLALAELEQVLGDNFLLVTQNIDNLHERAGSQRIIHMHGELLKIRCAMSGQVQSCTGDLSADERCHCCQFPSPLRPHIVWFGEMPFGMDEIYQALNDADIFIAIGTSGHVYPAAGFVHEARLCGAHTVELNLEPSKVQSEFEECHYGPAGQVVPEYVRQLLAQINNTKSDLTQ, via the coding sequence ATGCGCAGAACGCACCGATTAAGAAAGTTACGCAAACAGCGGCGGATCCTGCGCCAGCGTTTTCACTTACGCTTTTTCTATCGCGATAAATGGATGGCCGGAAAAATGGATCAGTTTAAACCTAAAATTGTTGTGCTGACCGGCGCGGGTATCTCCGCCGAGTCCGGGATCCGGACATTCCGTTCGGAAGACGGGCTGTGGGAAGAGCACAACATCGAGGATGTGGCGACGCCGGAAGGCTATGCCCGCAATCCGCGTCTGGTGCAGCAGTTTTACAATGACCGCCGCCGCCAGTTACAGTCCCCTGACGTGCAGCCGAACCCGGCACATCTCGCCCTGGCGGAGCTGGAACAGGTGCTGGGGGATAACTTCCTGCTGGTCACCCAGAATATTGATAACTTGCATGAGCGGGCAGGTAGTCAGCGGATTATTCATATGCACGGCGAGTTGCTGAAAATTCGCTGTGCGATGTCCGGACAGGTTCAGTCGTGCACCGGTGACCTGTCAGCGGATGAGCGCTGCCACTGTTGTCAGTTCCCGTCACCGCTGCGGCCGCATATTGTCTGGTTCGGTGAAATGCCGTTCGGCATGGATGAAATCTATCAGGCACTGAATGATGCGGATATCTTTATCGCCATCGGTACCTCCGGGCATGTCTATCCGGCGGCCGGGTTTGTCCATGAGGCACGGCTGTGCGGGGCACATACAGTGGAACTCAATCTGGAACCGAGTAAGGTGCAGAGTGAGTTTGAGGAGTGTCACTACGGTCCTGCCGGGCAGGTGGTGCCGGAGTATGTCCGTCAGCTGCTGGCGCAGATTAACAACACTAAATCTGATTTGACGCAATAA
- the pepT gene encoding peptidase T, whose product MDKLLERFFGYVSFDTQSKPSAKLTPSSDGQLRLARALEKELKTLGLSDVSLDDNGCVMATLPANVDWPVPVIGFISHLDTSPDFSGRNVNPQVLENYRGGDIALGIGDEVLSPVMFPVLHTMLGKTLIMTDGKTLLGADDKAGIAEIITAMVRLKNSDIPHGDIRIAFTPDEEIGRGAQYVDLKKFGAQWAYTVDGGGVGELEYENFNAAAVAIRIEGNNVHPGSAKGVMVNALSLATRIHSELPPEETPENTEGYEGFYHLQSIKGTVERAEMNYIIRDFDRNNFEKRKSNMIAIAEKVGKGLHPDCYIELTIDDSYYNMRDHVVKHPHVIELAKQAMIDCDIEPDIKPIRGGTDGAQLSYRGLPCPNLFTGGYNFHSKHEFISLEGMEQAVSVIMRIAELTALDMKK is encoded by the coding sequence ATGGATAAGTTATTAGAGCGCTTTTTCGGTTATGTCTCTTTTGACACGCAGTCGAAGCCGTCAGCCAAGCTGACACCAAGCAGCGACGGTCAGTTAAGGCTGGCGCGTGCTCTGGAAAAAGAGCTGAAAACGCTGGGGTTATCAGATGTCTCGCTGGATGATAACGGCTGCGTGATGGCAACGTTACCGGCGAATGTTGACTGGCCGGTACCGGTTATCGGTTTTATTTCTCACCTTGATACCTCACCGGATTTCTCCGGGCGTAATGTGAATCCTCAGGTTCTGGAAAATTACCGTGGTGGTGATATCGCACTCGGCATCGGCGATGAAGTGCTGTCGCCGGTAATGTTCCCGGTGCTGCACACCATGCTGGGTAAAACCCTGATTATGACCGACGGTAAAACCCTGCTGGGTGCGGATGACAAAGCCGGTATCGCAGAAATCATCACTGCCATGGTACGTCTGAAAAACAGTGATATTCCGCACGGTGATATCCGCATTGCCTTCACGCCGGATGAAGAAATCGGCCGTGGCGCGCAGTATGTGGATCTGAAAAAATTCGGTGCGCAGTGGGCTTATACCGTTGATGGCGGTGGTGTCGGTGAGCTGGAATATGAAAACTTCAATGCGGCGGCAGTTGCCATCCGTATTGAGGGCAATAACGTGCATCCGGGCAGTGCCAAAGGTGTGATGGTGAACGCGCTGTCACTGGCAACCCGCATCCACAGCGAATTACCGCCGGAAGAAACGCCGGAAAATACCGAAGGGTATGAAGGTTTCTATCATCTGCAAAGCATCAAAGGCACGGTTGAACGCGCGGAAATGAACTATATCATCCGTGATTTTGACCGTAACAATTTTGAAAAACGCAAAAGCAATATGATTGCGATTGCCGAGAAAGTCGGTAAAGGTCTGCATCCGGACTGCTATATCGAGCTGACGATTGATGACAGCTATTACAATATGCGCGACCATGTGGTGAAACACCCGCATGTGATTGAACTGGCCAAACAGGCAATGATTGACTGCGATATTGAACCGGATATCAAACCTATTCGTGGTGGTACTGACGGTGCGCAACTCTCTTACCGTGGTCTGCCGTGCCCGAATCTGTTTACCGGTGGTTATAACTTCCACAGTAAACACGAGTTTATCTCACTGGAAGGCATGGAACAGGCAGTTTCCGTGATTATGCGGATTGCAGAATTAACTGCACTGGATATGAAGAAATAA